In Candidatus Omnitrophota bacterium, the genomic window CAATTGGAGCAAATGAAGCATCCCGCCAGCAGCTACGCCTTGAAAATCGCCAAAATTGACGAGGAACTTTACAATTCCCTCCGCGATGCCGCCGAAGAACAAATTTCTCAATTCGCCTCCCAATTCATCGCTGTGGAAGATTGAATCGGTAAATGACCAGCAATAGTCGTTTTATTCTAGGATAATCCTTGTGAGTACAAAGAAAGGGAAGAATGTCTAATCTTCCATCTGGTCATTGGTGATGATAATTATAAACAACGTTATAAATATTCAATATTTATGAATATCGAGGGTAAAATGAATGTACCTACAAGCGCAGAAGAATGGTTGGAATTACCCGAAATCAGCGTACCACCGGTAGATAGTAAAATATATCATGTGTTAAAAGTAGGTTTTGCTTTAACTTCAAAACAGGAATGCTACAAATTAAGTATTCCAGCGATTGAAAAGGAGATTGGCAGGTGTATATTGCCTACCTGTTTAATTAAAAATATCGATGGGAAACAAGTGCTTCATAGGTGCCCGCTAAGTTTAACTGAATGGGCAATATCAACAGTAGCGCTAGCTCAAGCTGGAATGAATCCATTACCTTGTGATATTGAGTTCGGAATAATGGGAGATAGGGTTTATGCAGAAATGTTATGATTAATTATTTTTCTAGATGTATAAGATTTAGCGAGAAAAGTAAAGATTTATTCAGAACGCCAAGCAGGCGTTTCGGGGGTGGCAAGGGCAAGGTTATTTTTTGCCCTTGAGTAATCCCCACGACTTGTGGGTAAAGATCAGCCCTTTGGGAGAGAGGGGTAGGGTGAGGGGGGGTAAGTTTAATCTTATCAGCCCTCACATAACCACTCTCAATCTTGGTAGAGGGATTGGGGAAACAGCAAATTAATTGAAAAATGGCCTTCGTGCATAATATGAGTCACAATCCTTTGCGGATAACGATATCGCAAATGGGACCTCGGCTGCGCTCTCCTTTCAGCACAATGTGGCCGTAATTCGATTCGCCTATGCAGGTTTTCACGATCCAATTCAATCCATTATTGAATTTATTCAAATACCGGTTGTCGATCTGTTCCACATCGCCTAAACATACGCATTTGGAACCGTGGCTCATACGGGTCAGGAGGCTGCGCACTTCCACCCGCGAAAGGTTTTGCGTCTCGTCGACGATCACGAACGCATTTTCGATGTTCATGCCGCGGATATAGGCGATAGGCAGAATTTCGAAGAATTCGGGATTGAGTTTTAATTTTTGCGGCGTTGAGTCGTCCGTGAATACGCGGCTGCATTTGCTCTTCCGTTGCAAATGCAATTTGTAGATCAAACTGCGAAGATACCGTACATATGGATCGACCTTGTCTTCCACGTCGCCGGGAAGAAAGCCGAGACTGTCGCCCACTTCGATAGTCGGTTTGATGAGGTATATTTTTTCGTATTTCTTGTCCTGAATCACTTCCTGCATGGCGGCGGCTAAAGAAATATACGATTTGCCGTATCCGGCCTTGGATTGAATGGTTACCAGATGGATGTGGGGGGATAGCATCAGTTCAAAGGCCAGATTCTGATAGACGTTCAACGGCTTGACATTCCATACCTTGTGTTCGTAATCGATGATTTTGCTTTCCGACGGCGAAATATGGAGAAGCGGCTTGCCGTTTTCCCAGGAAAAAGAATTGGGAATAAAGCCATTGTTTCCCGGTTCGAATCCAGTATATAACTGCGATTCGGATTGAAAGGGGATGGAGCCTTCGAACGGTTCGCTGGCGATTTGGTGGTATTTGCATAAGACGCGGAACAATTTGTCGTTGGTTACCAGTATGGGATTTGGGATTCCCGAATGTTTGATGTCTTCCAAAATTCGCAAATCGCCGTTGGGATGTTTGGAAAATTCGGCGCCGATGATCCGAATATAATCGCCGCCTTCAATCTCATCTATAACCCGCGAAACGATGGGCGCCAACCGCTTGTCTTTCTTGAGGCTGTCCAATTCGAGAATGACGGTATAAGGCAAATAAATATTGTTTTCCGTTCCGTTGCGCAAAATTTCAAAGCATTTAGGATTGTCCAGCAATACGCTCGTATCGACAACGAAATTTTTCTGCATAAATGCCTCCGGCCCAGGAATCGTTCGCGATTCCTGGCGAATGATTATTAGGATTCATTTTTTCAGGGGCTTTATTCAAGGAGGGGATTACCCCGCTGTTTGAGATAGCCCGATCGACGAAAGAGAGTGGTTTCAATATCATAAACAGGACGCAAATTTCGCATTGAATTATAGGTATGGTAAAATTCTATGATATAACATCATATAAGTCAATAAATTACTTTATTTAATTTCCATTAAGCCGGATCTATTTCCCGTACTATTGAAAAATGAATAGGTTACGTTCATGATGGGAAAGGGAGGGAAATCCTAGCGGATGCCTCCTGGCATCCATTTCGACATGATTTCATCGAAATGGGGATGGATAAAATCAAAAAGAATCGACGCTGAACGCCCGGCAGGCATTCTGGAACGTTAATGCGCCGATATTCTCCAAGGTTACTCCTCGCAGTTCCGCCAGTTTCTTCGCCGTTTCCACCAGCATTTTGGGTTCGCATGTCCCTCCTCGATAAGGAATCGGGGCGAGATATGGGGCGTCGGTTTCGATGAGTAAGTTCTCTTCCGGAACGAGACTGGCGATCCGTTGCATTTCCTTGGCGTTCTTGAAAGTGAGAATGCCGGAAAAGGAGATGAAATAGCCTAACGCCGCCGCCTTTTCCATAACGGTTTGCGAGGCGGTGAAGCAATGCAGGATAGCGGCGGCGGGGGGATCGCTTTCCAGAATCCGCAGAAAATCTTCGTCAGCTTCCCGCAGATGAACGATAAGAATTTTTCCCAATTCATTGGCCAATCGCGACTGCTCGCAGAAGCGTTCGATTTGCATCTCTTTCGGTCCCGAGGGGTAGTGGTATTCCAATCCCGCTTCGCCAATGGCGCAGACCTTGGGATGAGCTGCCAAGGTCCGCAGCTCTTCGATGTAACCATTCGCAGCCTTCGCCGCCGCATGAGGCGAGACGCCCACAGCGGCATATAAACCGGGATAGCGTTGCGCTTGTTCGACGGCGCGGCGGCTGCTTTCGAGATCGTAGCCCACGACGGCGCCGCGCGCAACGCCGGCTTGAACCGCTTCCAGCCACACGCTTTCTTCTCTGCCCATTAAAATGGGATCGTTCAAGTGGTGATGGCTGTCGAAAAATCGGATTTCATTCATGGGGCTATTATCGAAGCATTAGATATTCGATCGGATCGAATCCCGTCGTCAATTTGACGCCTAAAACGAATAGAAGCGTATAGATAATACCGAGAAAAACCTTCTCGTTCATTTTCTTATTCATCCATACGCCCAAAAAAACGCCCACGGGGACGAAGGGCAATAAAAACGCACTCGTCGAAAAACGGTCGAGGTTAATCAAATGGAGATAGAAATAGGGGATTAATTTCAAACCGTTGACGATAGTGAAGAGAATCACTGTGGTTCCGACAAACAACCGGCGGCCCATATTTTGCGGTAGGAGATACATCGTAGCTACCGGACCGGCGGCGTGGGCCAAGCTGGAGGTCAAGCCGATGCCGGTTCCGAAAATCCAGCCATGCCACCCTTGCGGATGGTAGTCTTTCAGTTCTTTCATGATCCAAAATTTTCCCATTTCATAAACCACATACAACAAGGTAAGGACGCCGATCCAGAATTTCAGGTCTACGCCTCCTTCTTGTCCTTGGGTTTTCCAGAGGATCAAACTTCCGAGAGAAATGCCGATTACGACGCCGGGCAGCAGATAAATGAGGTTCTTTTTATCGAAAGTGGAACGGTAATGATACAGTGCGAAGAGATCGCAGGAGCATAAGATCGGCAGCATAACGGCGATGGCCGCTTTTTCGTCGCCATTCATGGCGAAGATAAGAATGGGAACCGCCGCGATTCCCACCCCTCCGCCGAAGCCTGCTTTGGCGATTCCCACTAATATGACAGCTAAGGGGGCTAAAAGATAAAATTCCATATTCGTCTCGGATAAAGACTTACTTAATGGCTATTTGACTCAAGTCGATAAAGTGGAGAGGTAGACTTTGAAGGGTGCGAAAATCTGGATCCGTGGTCACGAATAGTTCGCATCCATATTTAACGGCGAAAGCGATATGGGTTGCATCAATGGCTTTAAGGTTATCTCGTTGAGCGCAAAGCAGCGCGTCAATGAACACCGTATCGAACGCAGTAAATCGAATGGCTTCCGAGAAGACTTTATTGTAGCGGATAATAATGTCATTCCGGTTCATTCGATAAGGTTTAAGCAATACTTCAAGGATTACTAAATCGGAAAAGCATAATTGCCACCCATTGTCCCCCAATGATTTCAATTCTATTTGCACAATATCTCGATAAACTGGAATCCCTTCAGCGCAAGCGATCCAAATGGAGGAGTCAAGATATGCGTATTTCATCCATTCATCCTCTCGCTTCATGGAGGTCGCGGATGATCTCCTCGTGAGTGAGGCGGGGAAAATCAAGTTTATCGAATTCCTCAAACGCTTTCTCTATCGCCGACCAATGGCCTTTTTCAGTATTGTGAATTCCCGCTTCGCTAGTTTCCAAGATAACGATATCCCCTGGCTTGAGCGCAGGCGATTTCACGCGCAGAACTCCTTGTTCTGTAACTTCCGCTGTGAGACTCATAGCGCCTCTCCTTTTGACTCCTTTGATCAATTGTTGCGTCAGAATAAGCATATTGTATTCGTTTTTGGAAGGCAATGATCGATGCGATAAAACATTCCCTTTATCCCGGCTCAAGAATGACCAGGCTTATTCGAAGAGGAAGGATGCGAATTTCCCGCTAAGCCGGATGGGGATGAACGAGAAAATGATGTTTGGATGCATCTATATGTTTCCTGATTATTGTACCTTGAAATGGAAGAAGCCGAAACCCTAGGAATTTCTTCTTAGGCTTATCGAAACCGCCAGGCAAAACGGTTTTCTGAAAATAATTAGGCACACCGGTTGCATTACTACTTCGAGACGAGTTATAGCAAGCCATAAGACCGGAAATATTTGCCTAGTTAAAAGCATTTCCAGAACGAAAACGGCTGCATCAACCGGTGAAACGCTATGGTATCGCTTTTCGGGATACTCAATATAGGCACTCAGGGAATCTTCTCCGCCCAAGCCGGACTGGATGCTACGGGACAGAATATAACCAATGCCAATACCGATGGCTATTCGCGGCAGCGGGTGGTTCAGCAGGCCTCGAATCCTCTTGTAACGCCTCAAGGCGCATACGGGCAAGGAGTGGAAGTCGTTACCATCGAGAGAATTCGGGATTTGTTTTTGGAAGGGCAAATCCGCAGCGCGCAAAGCGACGTCTCTTACAATGAGGAGTTGGAAAACACGATTCTCCGCATCGAAGGCATACTCAGCGATCCTCTTGCCTCCATTACGGATACGGCGGATCAATCCTCTACCGGGGGTTTGAATAACCTTCTCTCGCGCTTTTTCCAAGCCTTCCATGAACTTTCTCTAACGCCGGAAGCGCCCGAACTGCGGACGGCGGCTATCGAAAGCGCCATCTCCTTGGCGGATACGATCAATACCATCTCGGAACAGCTCAATACGCTGCGCAGCGATTTGAACGATCGCGTATCGTTGATGGTGGAAGACCTTAACCGCATGAGCGATGAAATCGCGCAACTCAATCACAACATCGTTCTCACGGAAAGCAAGGAGAATGTCAAAGCCAACGATTTGCGCGACCGCCGGGATTTGCTGTTGTCGCAAATGTCGGAAATGATTCCCATCACGACGTCGGAAGACGAGAATGGCGCGGTAAGCGTGGCCGTGGGGGGACAGCGCATCGTCGATGGCGTACAAACCAAAGAACTGAAACTCGAGGTTGTAGAAAAAGCGAATGGCGTGAATATTGTCAGCATCCGTGTGGGCGAAAATGGCTTGTATACCTTGGATGATAAGATTCGCAAAGGCGAACTAGGCGGCGTTCTCGACGCCCGCGACCGCATCGTTCCCTTCCTGCAGCAAGATATCGACGAACTGGCGCGAGGGATCATTAATGAAGTGAATAAAATCCACAGCGGCGCAGCCGGGCTGGAAGGATACTCCTCGTTAAGAAGCCATTTCGCGATCCCCGAGGGCGCCGAGAGTCCTTCGTCGAAACTAACGCTGGATGAGATCTTCAATCATCCCAGTTTGCCTAAAGACGCGCCCCTCGGCGATTATCCCTATGCCATTCAAGAAGGATCGTTCTCCATCCGCGTCTCCGGCGCCGATGATGAAATCAAAGACGAATATGAAGTCAAAGTAGGTTTGGACGATACATTGACCGAACTGGTGGAGCGCATCGATCGCAGCGACGGCATCGTGGCGAAAGCGCAATCCGCTTTGAGTTTCAATCCGGTCTACGTCTCCGAAGTTACAGCCCAGCAAGGAGCGAAGAGTACGGAATTGAATGTAGGCTTAGGTCTTTTAAGCAGTTCGATAGGTTATCCGATCTCCGAACAACAGGGAAACTTTTCTCTCGAGATTCACATCCGGGATAGCGCCGGTAGGGAAGTGGACTCCGACGCCGCCGCCGAAGGCGTACAACCTTTTACCGTAACCTTTACTAACGCCGATACTTTGGAAAGCTTGGCGACGAAAATTCAAACCGCCGCCGGAGGCCGCGTGCGCGCCAATTTGGTTCCCAGCGAAGACGATCCCAACGTTAGCGTTTTAAAGTTGCAGACCGTCAATAACAAGGAAACGTTTTCCATTCAAAATGACGATTCGGGAATATTTCGCGCTTTCGAATTCCCGATGACCGATCCCACGGTTCCCTTGATCGGCGGCAACGCCGAACGAGCCGCCGGAACGTTTCAAGGAGATCCGGCAGACACTTTTTTGGGTGCGGGAAATCCCAGTTTCTCGCCCGCTTTTCCCGGTCCGCCTCCCAGCGTCATCTCCGATGGCAGCTTCGAACTGGTCGTTTTGGATAATAACAATACGCCAACGGTCACAACTATAACAATCTCCAATTCGGCCATTAACACAATGAACGACTTGGCGCAGGCGATCAGCCAGGCGGACGCCAATCTGGACGTAACGGTCGATGGCGGAGAACTCGTTATCAATTCCTCCAACTATCGCTCTTTCTTTTTCCAAAACGATACGACCGGCCTGATTGATGCGTTGGGATTCCAGGATATTGACGGTTTCGGAAAAATAGGGGATCAACCGTTTACGGATGGAAGTTTCGAGGTCGTCGTCGCCAACGAAACGGGAATGGTGACGAGTATTTTCGAAGTCCCTATTCAAGCCGATCCTTCCGTTGTCGGCGGCGTCATGTCGTTGCAGGATATCGTCGATAACATTAACCAGGCGGCGGGGACGGCGGGCGCGCCCGTCGTTGCTTCGATCGCCGTCGATCCTCAAAATCCTTCCTTGAATCGCATTCAAATCGATGCCGCCCGCGGATTCGAATTCACCTTCCGCAGCGACGATAGTTTAGTCCTATCGGCGCTGGGATTTACCGATGGCCCCGTTCTGGCTCAAACCCTCGACAATCCCATCAGCGGCGCCGAATATCCTATCGCTATAGGCGATAATATCGGCGGTTTGGTACGGGCGAAGATGAACGAGACGACGGATTTTCAGATTTATACTTCGACGAGCGAACGCATCGCCTTCGGCGCCGATTCCAGCCATGTTCTGGCGGCGGCGGGAATCAACGCGCTCTTCTTCGGATCGGACGGCCAGTCTATGCGGGTCAATGACGCGATCGTAGAGAACGTCAACCTGCTGGCGGTCTCCTCCGACGGCTCCGCCGGCAACAATGAAGCGGCGTTGGCTATCGCCGATTTGGAAAACGAAGGGGTGATAGGCGGGAAATCTTTGGCCGAGTCCTATCGTTCCATGATTTCGCAATTGGGCATGGAAGGCAGCCGGGCGACTCAGTTCTTCCAAACGAACGAAAAAATACTCAGCGAATTGAAAGGCTTGCGGGAACAAGATTCGGGCGTATCGCTCGACGAAGAATCGGTGAATTTGATCCGATACCAGCAAGCCTATCAGGCGTCGGCGCGGGTGATAACGACCGTCAATACTCTGTTGGATTTAATCGTCAGCCAACTCGGCCCCTGACCGGCGATCGCCGATTCAGCCGCGCCGTCTAGCGTAAGGATGCGTCCATGGTTCGCATAAGCCAAAATTTTCTCAGCGAGAGGATTTTATACAACCTGCAAACCAATATTTTGCGGGTCTCTCAATTGCAGGAACAACTCTCTACGGGACGCCGCATCAATCGTCCCGCCGATGATCCCGTCGATTTCCCTTCCGCTTTGAATCTGCGTTCGACCATCCAGCAAGGGCGCAGCTATATGAGCAATATTCAGGGAGCGCGCACGAACCTCGAATTGACCGAAACAACGATGGACAGCCTTACTGACGTATTGCAAACGATCCGCACTTTGGCGGTGCAAGGCGGAAACGACGCCGATCCCGACGCCCGGCTGGCCATAGCCAATCAAATTTCTGAACTCAATGGTCAAATATTGGATTTAGCCAACGCCAACTTCAACGGCCAATATATTTTCAGCGGCGGAAAGACCAACGCCCAAGCCTTCGTAGTGGAAAATGGAATGGTGGTTTATAAAGGGGACGATTTTATGCGGGACGTCTCTCTCAGCCAAGGCGCCAAAGTAACGACCAACCTGACCGGCTTCGATACGTTCTTGCATACGCCCAATCAAATCACCGCTTCCGTAAGCATCGCCGATGCGTCCGCTCCACTGGCGGAGCAGCTGCGGTTGGCCAATCCCAATTTCCCCAATCTCCCCCCCAGCCCCGACAGTCCATCGGGAACGAATTTAACGAGATCGGCCAATCCGGACAATTCGCCTACGTCGAAGCCGAACAATTACGCCAGTTTCTATATTCACGACGTGGAAATCAAAGTCGACCTTAGCGTGGATTCATTGCAAGACGTGCGCGACCGCATCAACGCCTCGACCTCCGAAGCCGTAGCGTCGATCAACTCCGACAATCAACTCGTCATCACTTCCAAAAGGACGGACGCCTTGGATTTGCGCGACGGCGGCCATCCGATCGGCTTTGAGGCGGATCCGCCCTTTGGGGCCAATCTCCTTGGCGCTTTGGGAATGTACAAGAGAGTGGATGGATACCGCAATCTGGCGTCGGGTTATCCCGCCGCATCGCCGTTAACGGATGGAACGGCCTCTCCCGCTCCCGCTCGTTCTCACGTAACGTTAAACAATAGCGCCTTCCTTTTTGCGGCGGCTAATACCGGCCCGTCCGATAACGCCGCATCGCCTTTTGGAGACAACATGGCGATTACCGATATGGATGCCGACGGCAATGAAGCTTTTAAAGCGAACGGCGATCCCCAATTCATCGATCGCCTGGAAGCTGTCCGCATTACGATCGACGGCGAAGTCGTAGATATCGATCTGCGTTCTTTAACACAGGGGCGGGATTTCGACGGCGTAGAAGGCAATGCGGACGACGTTCCCGGCTCGTCGCTCGGCGATTTGCTCGAATTGATTAACAATCACCCCAGTCTAAAAGGCCGCGCTACGGCGTATATCAATTCCACGGGAACCGGCATCGGCGTTACGGCGGTCAACAGCACGGATGTTTTTAAAGTCGAAAACGTGCGTAAGTTGTTCGGACGCGACATCACGACCGATGTCGCCATTGATGCAGTGACGGGCGAGGCGGCGATTAGCCAAACGGATAAACTTACGGAAAATACCAAACTCGACGATCTGCCCGGAGCATTGGTCGATGAAACGGAAGGCGGCAGTCTTGGCGTACGCCGCGCCGATCCCATGCCCGCCGGATTGCCGCCCGCCGCCAATAAGGGATTCATTTCCATCCAAAATAACGGGACGACGACTTCCGTCGATTTGCGGGAGGCGGAAACGATTGGCGATGTGATTCGCGCCATCAACGAATCGAAAGCGGGCGTCCGCGCCGAAATCAACGAATCGGGAACCGGCATCAACGTCGAATCCGCTGTCGGCAATTCCGAAGAACTCAGCATCGTCGACGTAGGCGAAGGCACAACGGCCCGCGATCTCGGCCTCTTTTCTCCCCCGGCGCCCAAGCGAATCCAATCCGATCAAGCTGTACTAGCCAATCAGACCGTCGCCGGCAATTATCCTGCGGCGTCGGAAGGCGCATTTCAAATCGAATTGCGCGACGGTTCCGGCGCAACCATGGATACTTATTCCATCTCAATCTCGAAAACCGATACGATGGCCGATATCGTCAAAAAAATCGACGAAGCGGACGGCCAATCCGGCCCCGGAGGCGGCGCTATCTCCGCCAACCTAACGGGCGGCGTTTTGAATATCGTGAGCCATTACAACGGCCAAACGATTTTTATCGACTCGGGAAAAGATACGACTGGAACGGACGCCGCCACGCGCTTCACGGCGCTGATAGGCATCGATAAATATTCCTACACCCTCGAATCGGAAGTCAATCCGCTGACTCC contains:
- a CDS encoding PhoH family protein — protein: MQKNFVVDTSVLLDNPKCFEILRNGTENNIYLPYTVILELDSLKKDKRLAPIVSRVIDEIEGGDYIRIIGAEFSKHPNGDLRILEDIKHSGIPNPILVTNDKLFRVLCKYHQIASEPFEGSIPFQSESQLYTGFEPGNNGFIPNSFSWENGKPLLHISPSESKIIDYEHKVWNVKPLNVYQNLAFELMLSPHIHLVTIQSKAGYGKSYISLAAAMQEVIQDKKYEKIYLIKPTIEVGDSLGFLPGDVEDKVDPYVRYLRSLIYKLHLQRKSKCSRVFTDDSTPQKLKLNPEFFEILPIAYIRGMNIENAFVIVDETQNLSRVEVRSLLTRMSHGSKCVCLGDVEQIDNRYLNKFNNGLNWIVKTCIGESNYGHIVLKGERSRGPICDIVIRKGL
- a CDS encoding TatD family hydrolase, with the translated sequence MNEIRFFDSHHHLNDPILMGREESVWLEAVQAGVARGAVVGYDLESSRRAVEQAQRYPGLYAAVGVSPHAAAKAANGYIEELRTLAAHPKVCAIGEAGLEYHYPSGPKEMQIERFCEQSRLANELGKILIVHLREADEDFLRILESDPPAAAILHCFTASQTVMEKAAALGYFISFSGILTFKNAKEMQRIASLVPEENLLIETDAPYLAPIPYRGGTCEPKMLVETAKKLAELRGVTLENIGALTFQNACRAFSVDSF
- a CDS encoding sulfite exporter TauE/SafE family protein, translating into MEFYLLAPLAVILVGIAKAGFGGGVGIAAVPILIFAMNGDEKAAIAVMLPILCSCDLFALYHYRSTFDKKNLIYLLPGVVIGISLGSLILWKTQGQEGGVDLKFWIGVLTLLYVVYEMGKFWIMKELKDYHPQGWHGWIFGTGIGLTSSLAHAAGPVATMYLLPQNMGRRLFVGTTVILFTIVNGLKLIPYFYLHLINLDRFSTSAFLLPFVPVGVFLGVWMNKKMNEKVFLGIIYTLLFVLGVKLTTGFDPIEYLMLR
- a CDS encoding PIN domain-containing protein, whose amino-acid sequence is MKYAYLDSSIWIACAEGIPVYRDIVQIELKSLGDNGWQLCFSDLVILEVLLKPYRMNRNDIIIRYNKVFSEAIRFTAFDTVFIDALLCAQRDNLKAIDATHIAFAVKYGCELFVTTDPDFRTLQSLPLHFIDLSQIAIK
- the flgK gene encoding flagellar hook-associated protein FlgK, whose amino-acid sequence is MVSLFGILNIGTQGIFSAQAGLDATGQNITNANTDGYSRQRVVQQASNPLVTPQGAYGQGVEVVTIERIRDLFLEGQIRSAQSDVSYNEELENTILRIEGILSDPLASITDTADQSSTGGLNNLLSRFFQAFHELSLTPEAPELRTAAIESAISLADTINTISEQLNTLRSDLNDRVSLMVEDLNRMSDEIAQLNHNIVLTESKENVKANDLRDRRDLLLSQMSEMIPITTSEDENGAVSVAVGGQRIVDGVQTKELKLEVVEKANGVNIVSIRVGENGLYTLDDKIRKGELGGVLDARDRIVPFLQQDIDELARGIINEVNKIHSGAAGLEGYSSLRSHFAIPEGAESPSSKLTLDEIFNHPSLPKDAPLGDYPYAIQEGSFSIRVSGADDEIKDEYEVKVGLDDTLTELVERIDRSDGIVAKAQSALSFNPVYVSEVTAQQGAKSTELNVGLGLLSSSIGYPISEQQGNFSLEIHIRDSAGREVDSDAAAEGVQPFTVTFTNADTLESLATKIQTAAGGRVRANLVPSEDDPNVSVLKLQTVNNKETFSIQNDDSGIFRAFEFPMTDPTVPLIGGNAERAAGTFQGDPADTFLGAGNPSFSPAFPGPPPSVISDGSFELVVLDNNNTPTVTTITISNSAINTMNDLAQAISQADANLDVTVDGGELVINSSNYRSFFFQNDTTGLIDALGFQDIDGFGKIGDQPFTDGSFEVVVANETGMVTSIFEVPIQADPSVVGGVMSLQDIVDNINQAAGTAGAPVVASIAVDPQNPSLNRIQIDAARGFEFTFRSDDSLVLSALGFTDGPVLAQTLDNPISGAEYPIAIGDNIGGLVRAKMNETTDFQIYTSTSERIAFGADSSHVLAAAGINALFFGSDGQSMRVNDAIVENVNLLAVSSDGSAGNNEAALAIADLENEGVIGGKSLAESYRSMISQLGMEGSRATQFFQTNEKILSELKGLREQDSGVSLDEESVNLIRYQQAYQASARVITTVNTLLDLIVSQLGP
- the flgL gene encoding flagellar hook-associated protein FlgL; the protein is MVRISQNFLSERILYNLQTNILRVSQLQEQLSTGRRINRPADDPVDFPSALNLRSTIQQGRSYMSNIQGARTNLELTETTMDSLTDVLQTIRTLAVQGGNDADPDARLAIANQISELNGQILDLANANFNGQYIFSGGKTNAQAFVVENGMVVYKGDDFMRDVSLSQGAKVTTNLTGFDTFLHTPNQITASVSIADASAPLAEQLRLANPNFPNLPPSPDSPSGTNLTRSANPDNSPTSKPNNYASFYIHDVEIKVDLSVDSLQDVRDRINASTSEAVASINSDNQLVITSKRTDALDLRDGGHPIGFEADPPFGANLLGALGMYKRVDGYRNLASGYPAASPLTDGTASPAPARSHVTLNNSAFLFAAANTGPSDNAASPFGDNMAITDMDADGNEAFKANGDPQFIDRLEAVRITIDGEVVDIDLRSLTQGRDFDGVEGNADDVPGSSLGDLLELINNHPSLKGRATAYINSTGTGIGVTAVNSTDVFKVENVRKLFGRDITTDVAIDAVTGEAAISQTDKLTENTKLDDLPGALVDETEGGSLGVRRADPMPAGLPPAANKGFISIQNNGTTTSVDLREAETIGDVIRAINESKAGVRAEINESGTGINVESAVGNSEELSIVDVGEGTTARDLGLFSPPAPKRIQSDQAVLANQTVAGNYPAASEGAFQIELRDGSGATMDTYSISISKTDTMADIVKKIDEADGQSGPGGGAISANLTGGVLNIVSHYNGQTIFIDSGKDTTGTDAATRFTALIGIDKYSYTLESEVNPLTPYESKQNTASILGVEGNGTVKETIEKNVFLSVKNLEQALRNDDTDGVTQALADLDIDLNQILDKRTTLGGRINRLDSAESRWQEGEDFLRQQLSSIEDADFAQTVSDYTLAQNAFNASLQAAAKVIQQSLLDFLG